In Candidatus Hydrogenedentota bacterium, one DNA window encodes the following:
- a CDS encoding M48 family metalloprotease: MNTLAEFLIGLPFVDAVLVKATVLLAVAWLIHLALWRRNPRWRVLLWRSVILGLLALPFAEFTLPAVEIALHSEAAPSTPPTMSALEAPVEQVLISLQPSITASPMEIFTPSESSPPFSATAWLSQNALSLLLFLWGAGALLSLLQMTRGWIRVQAAIRLSTAAPVTLVDCAREVAQRLGIRQPVKLRILAGLGSPFQTGMVRPVIVLSDRALGEDDVSQVRAVLAHELAHVKSRDTFWMSLARVLSALLWFHPLQWGLRSAHGSACEEVCDAVAADLVGGAESYARALALEALAVHAAAAAPGGVPMLGSSEIMHRLHRLRQGIRANALAGHWVAVASAAGITLLAALGSLRLVQEPAEVFGAEIDTRSDQSPAIEVNLTKDRAVATLPGLEVELLGVVGAEPTLISVDGRQVEPRAWGNAAETVVTSYWSNLLRQQMAGQRRGTNAGFLFRLHPTSPAATAMELSGVTPDLENLDTTSTVTAADESGEASADRYVIADCRTDLDLELPDHIGLRSNFSGEAESNLYAIHWNNVPMVENTNARFRSPRFSSADIIAASYQVDGEPWWPRFQEVYAPNDGAIIRLIKQPRGAVAQDFFSKSRSGGNAMPDVITLRWDRFLAGWPGDPVAREKDVLATYNFSFNGGEGSSLRTLPAALTELTPADIQVADSVPDTIIRGDWSIVEDAPLEERMKALETILSEEAGTPIHFESPDTAQIVVVARGSFSFQPIADPPEEKGIYIYGGNNAGGDHYNYGAANRLSEVFEIFSSGTHVAVINQVNQPDAAQVPYAYFMRSARMAHGEAATPEGRRKLDQILGHLAEQTGLEFTVEHRTRKLWRMTAVAAPNANGDAPPATSDAQPAPDTETKDEPGTPLAASEDPAGKTRTLRFRFVDENNSPLPGIRFVVYGQTHTDSLRRGTANDEGRYVWEGAPSETMEISFSHPTGAQGHEVLPLQEAENIITFETPRLATFRGSVVDAETGSAVPDYEIWIGTNTDGSLVTTMFSGTHWSVAKSPERKGDGFELKIPKREQDITHLRIAIVSDGYFIELSPLFPQDAPPDMLNFKMEKAAPVEGQVLDAAGVPVRGAKVHLASEDFVISMMGLGNAVSRYDDNTPEKRENARHLWVGKNHVVVFTPEDGRFKLPALRPPYDLVALDENGYVRKHVTAPESNHELRLEPCATLTIGNAFHERLTDIGMSPASETPAWFFALPTRMPDMRSPRLVMENLPPGRYFVHASYRSAPGSEATSSKGNRVSRYVTLASGEAGHLTTLENGPEVSGKLSLPDGMSADVELRNDRISISSNDFADGILRFYTVPPGQYRLVARLYAADTPDDVRRVYTEYEYPDFINVEERSLEHVDLGDLRTTEDHTLALSEY; encoded by the coding sequence ATGAACACGCTCGCGGAATTTCTCATTGGTTTGCCGTTCGTCGATGCCGTATTGGTGAAGGCCACGGTGCTGCTGGCAGTCGCATGGTTGATTCATCTAGCACTCTGGCGGCGAAACCCACGTTGGCGGGTGTTGCTTTGGCGGAGTGTTATTCTGGGTTTATTGGCCCTGCCATTTGCGGAGTTCACGCTACCCGCCGTGGAGATCGCGTTGCATAGCGAGGCCGCGCCATCCACACCTCCAACTATGTCTGCATTAGAGGCGCCTGTCGAACAGGTTTTAATCTCGCTACAGCCGAGTATCACGGCTTCTCCGATGGAAATTTTCACACCGTCCGAATCCTCCCCGCCATTCTCCGCCACGGCGTGGCTCTCCCAGAACGCGCTGTCGCTCCTGCTCTTTCTCTGGGGGGCAGGCGCGCTTCTGTCCCTCCTCCAGATGACGCGCGGCTGGATCCGCGTTCAAGCTGCAATCCGCCTCTCGACGGCCGCGCCAGTAACGTTAGTGGATTGCGCTCGCGAAGTTGCGCAACGGCTCGGCATCCGTCAACCTGTAAAGCTGCGCATCCTGGCCGGGCTCGGCTCGCCTTTTCAAACGGGCATGGTGCGCCCGGTCATCGTCCTCTCGGATCGGGCCTTGGGCGAAGATGACGTATCGCAGGTGCGGGCAGTACTCGCCCATGAACTGGCGCATGTGAAATCGCGCGACACCTTCTGGATGAGTCTAGCGCGCGTCCTCTCCGCCCTCCTTTGGTTCCATCCGCTACAGTGGGGTCTACGGTCTGCCCACGGCTCAGCCTGCGAGGAAGTTTGTGATGCTGTGGCGGCTGACCTCGTTGGCGGCGCCGAGTCCTACGCCCGCGCCCTTGCCCTCGAAGCGCTCGCCGTTCACGCCGCCGCCGCCGCGCCCGGAGGCGTTCCTATGCTGGGAAGCTCAGAGATCATGCATCGCCTGCACCGGTTGCGTCAGGGTATTCGCGCAAACGCGCTGGCCGGGCACTGGGTGGCCGTCGCATCGGCCGCAGGCATCACGCTCCTGGCGGCACTCGGAAGCCTTCGACTGGTGCAAGAGCCTGCGGAAGTTTTCGGCGCGGAAATCGACACGCGGTCGGACCAGTCCCCCGCCATCGAGGTGAACCTCACCAAGGATCGGGCGGTAGCAACATTACCCGGACTGGAAGTCGAACTGCTGGGTGTAGTCGGTGCGGAGCCGACACTCATTTCTGTTGACGGGCGTCAGGTAGAGCCACGAGCGTGGGGAAACGCGGCCGAAACAGTAGTCACCTCCTATTGGAGCAACCTCTTGCGACAACAGATGGCGGGCCAACGGCGCGGCACAAACGCGGGCTTTCTCTTTCGCCTTCACCCAACCTCGCCCGCGGCCACTGCGATGGAATTGAGCGGCGTTACGCCAGATTTGGAGAATCTCGACACAACGAGTACTGTGACAGCGGCTGACGAATCCGGTGAGGCATCAGCGGATCGCTACGTGATCGCGGACTGCCGGACGGATCTCGATCTGGAACTGCCCGATCATATTGGACTGCGTAGTAACTTTTCCGGGGAAGCCGAATCCAACCTTTACGCCATCCATTGGAATAATGTGCCGATGGTGGAAAACACAAACGCGCGCTTCCGCAGCCCGCGGTTTAGCAGCGCGGATATTATCGCCGCCAGCTATCAGGTGGATGGCGAACCCTGGTGGCCTCGCTTCCAGGAAGTCTACGCACCGAACGATGGAGCGATCATTCGCTTAATCAAGCAACCGAGAGGCGCCGTTGCTCAGGACTTTTTCTCGAAAAGCCGCAGTGGCGGTAATGCCATGCCCGACGTGATCACATTGAGGTGGGATCGTTTCCTGGCCGGATGGCCTGGCGATCCCGTGGCGCGCGAGAAAGACGTGCTGGCTACCTATAACTTCAGCTTCAATGGAGGCGAAGGCTCTTCGCTTCGAACGCTACCGGCCGCGCTCACTGAACTGACGCCGGCGGATATCCAAGTGGCGGACAGTGTGCCTGACACCATAATCCGTGGCGATTGGAGCATTGTTGAGGACGCCCCGCTCGAAGAACGAATGAAGGCCCTCGAAACGATCCTGAGCGAGGAGGCGGGGACGCCCATCCACTTTGAAAGCCCGGATACCGCTCAAATCGTCGTCGTCGCGCGCGGCTCGTTCTCCTTTCAGCCCATTGCCGACCCGCCCGAAGAGAAGGGAATCTACATCTATGGGGGAAACAACGCCGGTGGCGACCACTACAACTATGGTGCCGCGAATCGCCTGAGTGAAGTTTTCGAGATCTTTTCATCTGGAACCCATGTGGCGGTTATCAATCAGGTGAATCAGCCTGACGCCGCCCAAGTACCCTACGCCTATTTCATGCGTTCCGCCAGAATGGCGCACGGCGAGGCCGCAACACCCGAGGGCCGCCGGAAGCTCGATCAAATCCTCGGCCACCTCGCCGAGCAAACGGGCCTGGAGTTCACCGTCGAACACCGGACGCGCAAGCTCTGGCGCATGACCGCCGTGGCCGCTCCGAACGCGAACGGCGACGCGCCGCCTGCGACATCCGATGCTCAGCCTGCCCCGGACACTGAAACAAAGGATGAACCTGGCACGCCACTGGCCGCAAGCGAAGATCCTGCCGGTAAGACACGTACGTTGCGCTTCCGCTTCGTGGACGAAAACAATAGCCCCTTACCTGGCATTCGCTTTGTCGTGTATGGTCAAACTCACACCGACAGCCTCCGGCGCGGCACGGCAAACGATGAAGGACGTTACGTTTGGGAGGGAGCGCCATCGGAAACAATGGAGATTTCTTTCAGCCATCCGACGGGCGCGCAGGGACATGAAGTCTTGCCGCTGCAGGAAGCAGAGAATATCATCACATTCGAAACCCCGCGGCTCGCGACGTTCCGCGGTTCGGTCGTCGACGCCGAAACAGGGTCCGCTGTACCGGACTACGAAATCTGGATTGGCACCAACACCGATGGCAGCCTCGTCACAACCATGTTCTCAGGCACCCATTGGAGTGTCGCCAAGAGTCCGGAGCGAAAAGGTGATGGCTTTGAACTGAAAATACCCAAGCGAGAACAGGATATCACACATTTACGTATTGCGATTGTAAGTGATGGCTACTTCATTGAACTATCGCCGCTCTTCCCCCAGGACGCACCACCGGACATGTTGAATTTCAAGATGGAAAAAGCCGCTCCCGTGGAAGGTCAAGTCCTTGATGCTGCTGGCGTTCCCGTCCGCGGGGCAAAAGTACACCTCGCCTCGGAAGACTTCGTCATATCGATGATGGGGCTTGGCAATGCCGTATCGCGCTACGACGACAACACCCCGGAGAAGCGCGAAAACGCCCGGCACCTGTGGGTCGGCAAGAATCACGTTGTTGTATTCACGCCAGAGGACGGGCGATTCAAACTTCCCGCGCTTCGGCCCCCGTACGACCTCGTTGCCCTCGACGAGAATGGCTACGTGCGAAAGCACGTCACCGCCCCCGAGTCTAACCATGAACTGCGACTGGAGCCCTGCGCGACGCTCACCATTGGCAATGCATTCCATGAACGCCTTACGGACATCGGCATGAGCCCCGCCTCCGAAACACCCGCATGGTTTTTCGCCCTCCCTACCCGCATGCCCGACATGCGGAGTCCCAGACTCGTCATGGAGAACCTCCCTCCCGGCCGTTATTTCGTGCATGCTTCCTACCGCAGCGCCCCTGGAAGCGAAGCAACATCCAGCAAGGGCAACCGGGTCTCGCGCTACGTCACGCTCGCCTCTGGGGAAGCCGGCCATCTTACTACGCTTGAAAATGGCCCGGAAGTCTCGGGAAAGCTGTCTCTGCCGGATGGCATGTCCGCCGATGTCGAACTCCGAAATGACCGCATTTCCATCTCCTCCAATGACTTCGCCGACGGTATACTTCGCTTCTACACCGTTCCTCCGGGGCAATACCGCCTTGTCGCCAGGCTCTACGCAGCCGATACCCCGGATGATGTGCGCCGAGTCTACACCGAGTATGAATACCCCGACTTCATCAACGTAGAAGAGAGATCATTGGAACACGTGGACCTCGGAGATCTGCGTACGACGGAGGATCATACGCTTGCATTGAGTGAATACTAG
- the holB gene encoding DNA polymerase III subunit delta', protein MSFRDIKDQDIPLRLMRNILQQNRVPNGLLFWGPEGVGKRFAAIELAKAINCTSGTFDACDTCLSCRKVMSGNHSDVKIIAPSGKVRNISVDAIDTISELAAYRPFEGQWRVILIQDADRMRPDAQNHFLKTLEEPASKTTFVLQTSYPTMLLPTIRSRCQQVRFGTLKPATVADILMREHDLDTTTARAVASVAQGQVSRALDLVTTNKREAVLDVAHRLKAGEDPLLVSEAFVGQLKQHMEARKAALLSDLENDATPDQSREDLEDQKKEQAAFVEGQLRRDYLEYLYLFKTWYRDAWVYTMTRDAQHVLNRDQVPALEHYSGGGYPEKLAAIEKSWVYIERNINIDRIFRDLFFVLAA, encoded by the coding sequence ATGAGCTTCCGCGACATCAAAGATCAGGACATCCCCCTGCGCCTCATGCGCAACATTCTCCAGCAGAACCGCGTCCCCAATGGCCTGCTCTTCTGGGGCCCCGAAGGCGTGGGCAAGCGATTCGCCGCCATCGAACTGGCCAAAGCCATCAACTGTACCTCGGGTACCTTTGATGCCTGCGACACCTGCCTCTCCTGCCGCAAGGTCATGTCGGGCAATCATTCCGACGTCAAAATCATTGCCCCCTCGGGCAAGGTGCGCAATATCAGCGTCGACGCCATCGACACCATCTCCGAGCTGGCGGCCTATCGCCCGTTCGAGGGTCAGTGGCGCGTCATCCTCATTCAGGACGCCGACCGCATGCGTCCGGACGCGCAGAATCATTTCCTGAAGACCCTGGAAGAGCCCGCGAGCAAAACCACCTTCGTGCTCCAGACCTCCTATCCCACCATGCTGCTCCCCACGATCCGCTCGCGCTGCCAGCAGGTGCGCTTTGGCACGCTGAAGCCGGCGACCGTTGCCGATATCCTCATGCGCGAGCACGATCTGGACACCACCACGGCCCGCGCCGTGGCCTCCGTGGCCCAGGGTCAGGTTTCCCGCGCATTGGATCTGGTGACCACCAACAAGCGCGAGGCCGTGCTCGACGTGGCGCACCGCCTGAAGGCCGGTGAAGACCCCCTCCTCGTGAGCGAGGCCTTCGTGGGCCAACTCAAACAGCACATGGAAGCGCGAAAGGCCGCCCTGCTCAGCGACCTGGAGAACGACGCCACCCCGGACCAGTCCAGGGAAGACCTGGAAGATCAGAAGAAGGAGCAGGCCGCCTTCGTGGAGGGGCAGCTCCGGCGGGACTATCTGGAGTACCTTTACCTCTTCAAAACGTGGTATCGTGATGCGTGGGTCTATACCATGACCCGGGACGCGCAGCATGTCCTCAACCGCGACCAGGTTCCCGCGCTGGAACACTACAGCGGTGGCGGTTACCCCGAAAAGCTCGCCGCCATTGAAAAGTCCTGGGTCTACATCGAACGCAATATTAATATCGACCGGATCTTCCGCGACCTCTTTTTTGTACTCGCGGCCTGA
- a CDS encoding SRPBCC family protein — protein sequence MPETATDQTTGTVKLHRVFKTTPEKLYKAFVDPDAMVKWLPPHGFTGKVHSSDIRVGGGYHMSFTNFGTGNSHSFRCEYVELTPHSKIRYIDQFDDPNLPGQMPVTITIKKVVAGAEVDIIQEGIPAVIPVEFCYLGWQESLSLLAQLVEPEIPDGA from the coding sequence ATGCCAGAGACCGCCACAGATCAAACCACGGGCACGGTCAAGTTGCACCGGGTATTCAAAACGACACCTGAGAAACTGTACAAGGCATTCGTCGATCCGGACGCAATGGTGAAATGGCTGCCGCCCCATGGATTTACCGGCAAGGTCCATTCAAGCGATATCAGGGTCGGCGGCGGATACCACATGTCATTCACGAATTTCGGGACGGGTAACAGCCATTCCTTCCGCTGCGAATACGTCGAGCTGACGCCCCACTCCAAGATTCGCTACATCGACCAGTTCGACGATCCCAATCTTCCGGGCCAGATGCCAGTCACGATCACGATAAAAAAAGTCGTCGCCGGGGCCGAGGTCGATATCATCCAGGAAGGCATCCCCGCGGTCATCCCCGTGGAATTCTGCTATCTTGGCTGGCAGGAGTCGCTGTCGTTATTGGCACAGTTGGTCGAGCCGGAAATTCCGGATGGCGCGTGA
- a CDS encoding prephenate dehydrogenase/arogenate dehydrogenase family protein, translating into MDPLFDRVVLVGAGLLGASLGLAMQASGAARHITGVGRRQQTLDTALSLGAIHEATLDLAGVAADADCIIIATPAATVLEALDIARAASRPSAVILDVASTKAAICAHAANLWPAPRRFVGCHPMAGSEKSGPEHASASLYNNSVCFIEESPDLDPEAVRLVRELWQRSGARVVNVQPALHDVILASTSHIPHIMATLLATSAVERGAAREFAGNGFRDMTRLAEGSPEMWRDITLTNREAVMEGLEVLRGQLNDFLTAVERSDAQALMQFFEAGREARRQVFTP; encoded by the coding sequence ATGGATCCATTGTTTGACCGCGTCGTACTTGTGGGCGCGGGACTGTTGGGGGCCTCCCTCGGCCTGGCCATGCAGGCCTCGGGCGCGGCCCGCCACATCACCGGCGTGGGACGCCGCCAGCAAACCCTGGACACGGCCCTCTCCCTCGGGGCGATTCACGAAGCCACCCTCGATCTGGCCGGTGTCGCCGCCGACGCCGACTGCATCATCATCGCCACACCGGCGGCAACGGTCCTCGAGGCGCTGGACATCGCCCGGGCCGCATCCCGCCCCTCCGCCGTCATTCTGGACGTTGCCAGCACCAAGGCCGCCATTTGCGCCCACGCCGCCAACCTCTGGCCCGCACCCCGCCGCTTTGTCGGTTGCCACCCCATGGCCGGGTCGGAGAAATCCGGTCCGGAGCATGCCTCGGCCAGTCTCTATAACAACAGCGTCTGCTTTATTGAAGAAAGCCCCGATCTCGACCCCGAGGCCGTGCGGCTGGTCCGCGAACTCTGGCAACGAAGTGGTGCGCGCGTGGTCAATGTGCAGCCCGCGCTCCACGATGTCATCCTCGCCAGCACCAGCCACATACCCCACATCATGGCCACGCTCCTGGCCACCTCCGCCGTGGAGCGGGGCGCCGCGCGCGAATTCGCGGGCAATGGCTTTCGCGACATGACCCGCCTGGCCGAGGGCAGCCCGGAAATGTGGCGCGACATCACCCTCACCAACCGCGAGGCCGTAATGGAAGGCCTGGAAGTGCTCCGGGGCCAACTGAACGACTTTCTCACCGCCGTGGAGCGTAGCGACGCCCAGGCACTGATGCAATTCTTTGAAGCGGGCCGCGAGGCGCGACGACAGGTGTTTACGCCATGA
- a CDS encoding dTMP kinase, with translation MSGCFITFEGVEGCGKSTQIALLWEYLTEAGYDVIVTREPGGTPIAEAIRGVLLNPDHENMGPAVELLLYAAARAQHVFEKIAPALAAGQIVLCDRFADSTTAYQGAGRGLHAELLHTLNEIATGGVWPDCTLLIDVPVTVGLERARSRGRKDRIEQESIDFHERVRQGFLSLAASDHDRIHLIPGEASVDEVHQTIRRAVEALLAARVE, from the coding sequence ATGAGCGGATGCTTTATTACCTTTGAAGGCGTTGAGGGCTGCGGCAAATCAACCCAGATCGCGCTGCTGTGGGAATATCTGACGGAAGCGGGTTACGACGTCATCGTTACCCGCGAACCCGGCGGCACGCCCATCGCCGAGGCCATACGGGGCGTCCTGCTGAACCCCGACCACGAAAACATGGGACCCGCGGTCGAGCTCCTGCTCTACGCCGCCGCGCGCGCCCAGCATGTCTTTGAGAAAATCGCCCCCGCCCTCGCCGCAGGCCAGATTGTCCTCTGCGATCGCTTCGCCGATTCCACCACGGCCTACCAGGGCGCGGGACGGGGACTCCACGCCGAACTCCTCCATACCCTCAACGAAATTGCCACGGGCGGCGTGTGGCCCGACTGCACATTACTGATCGACGTCCCCGTGACCGTGGGCCTTGAGCGCGCACGAAGCCGGGGCCGCAAAGATCGCATCGAGCAGGAATCCATCGATTTTCACGAGCGCGTGCGCCAGGGCTTCTTAAGTCTCGCCGCTTCCGATCACGATCGCATCCACCTCATCCCCGGCGAGGCTTCAGTTGACGAAGTGCATCAGACCATCCGCCGCGCCGTGGAAGCCCTGCTCGCCGCGCGGGTAGAATAG
- a CDS encoding TatD family hydrolase — MGLVDTHCHLQSQRFDVDRDAVVEACLDKLDWLVVIGDDMASSRAAVAMTGPRIHAVVGMHPYYAKDVDAAVLDELRDLAVRPGVIGLGEMGLDYFNEYSPRPDQARAFEAQLQMACELNLPIVIHNREADEDCHAILKGFAGRLSGCIMHCFGSGPEYAEKFVELGFYVSFAGNVTFSKAVALQEAAKVVPMDRLLVETDAPYLAPIPLRGKRCEPWHVQHTAAFLAELKGVSLDEFAVRTTENAKRVYNIDCVSSSPV; from the coding sequence ATGGGCCTGGTCGACACCCACTGTCACCTCCAGAGCCAACGTTTCGATGTAGACCGGGATGCCGTGGTGGAAGCCTGCCTCGACAAGCTCGATTGGCTCGTGGTCATCGGCGACGACATGGCCAGCAGCCGCGCGGCCGTGGCCATGACGGGACCGCGCATTCACGCCGTGGTCGGCATGCACCCCTACTACGCGAAAGACGTGGACGCCGCCGTGCTCGACGAGCTCCGCGATCTGGCCGTGCGGCCCGGCGTGATCGGACTCGGCGAGATGGGTCTGGACTACTTCAATGAATATTCGCCGCGCCCCGATCAAGCCCGCGCCTTCGAGGCGCAACTGCAAATGGCCTGCGAACTGAATCTACCCATAGTGATTCACAATCGCGAGGCCGATGAAGATTGCCATGCTATTTTGAAGGGGTTCGCGGGGCGCCTGTCCGGCTGCATCATGCACTGCTTCGGAAGCGGCCCCGAATACGCGGAAAAGTTTGTCGAACTCGGATTCTATGTCTCCTTTGCGGGCAACGTGACTTTCAGCAAGGCGGTGGCCTTGCAGGAGGCGGCGAAAGTCGTGCCCATGGATCGGCTGCTGGTGGAAACGGACGCGCCCTACCTCGCCCCCATCCCCCTGCGCGGCAAACGCTGCGAGCCCTGGCACGTACAACACACGGCGGCCTTCCTGGCGGAGCTCAAGGGCGTGTCGCTGGATGAGTTCGCGGTGCGGACCACAGAGAACGCAAAGCGGGTCTATAATATAGACTGTGTTAGCTCGTCACCGGTCTGA
- the pabB gene encoding aminodeoxychorismate synthase component I: MKTSYGRILFPEGDSLRVYESPIAEFCTARLDEVRSILAILEQQVIRGYHVAGYITYEAAPAFDPAIQTHTPRDFPLLWFGVYREPLFEALPTGAALPQPALNWKPSLEKAAYGASLARIREHIAAGDTYQVNFTYPFEAHFDAEPEAWFLERLQAQQCGYAAYLDLGDQVIMSLSPELFFELNGERITTRPMKGTRPRGLGSAEDRAMAEALRNSPKERAENLMIVDMLRNDLGRVCAVNSIEVPTLFSIERYPTVWQMTSTVTGHCDASVPDIFAALFPCASVTGAPKIETMKIIRELEAGPRGVYCGAIGWWAPGRQARFNVAIRTATLDRDRGLARYAAGSGIVWDSEVDREYQECEQKTAVLYHTQPPFALLASLRLEASSYFLLEEHLDRLADSAEYFGYAFGREKVRAALEAYRAQVERFPTKVRVLSDKQGVLTMTDELLPAPKPWKVGLARSPIDSRQPWTHHKTTHRALYDSARATRPDCTDVLLWTADGALTESTFANIVLRFGDKRYTPPSEAGLLPGVFRRHLLETSEIEERKLTVDDLAKADEVMLINSVRGWIEVEWVALSPE; the protein is encoded by the coding sequence ATGAAAACCAGCTACGGACGTATCCTCTTTCCCGAGGGCGATTCCCTCCGCGTGTATGAATCGCCCATCGCGGAATTCTGCACCGCGCGGCTGGACGAGGTGCGCTCGATTCTGGCCATCCTGGAGCAGCAGGTGATCCGGGGCTATCACGTGGCAGGCTATATCACCTACGAAGCCGCACCAGCCTTCGACCCGGCGATTCAGACGCACACACCTCGCGATTTCCCCTTGCTGTGGTTTGGCGTCTATCGAGAGCCACTTTTTGAAGCATTGCCCACCGGCGCGGCGCTGCCTCAGCCCGCGTTGAACTGGAAACCGAGTCTGGAGAAGGCGGCCTATGGTGCATCCCTCGCCCGAATCCGGGAGCATATCGCGGCGGGCGATACCTATCAAGTCAATTTCACCTATCCCTTCGAGGCCCATTTTGACGCGGAGCCCGAGGCCTGGTTTCTGGAACGCCTCCAGGCCCAGCAGTGCGGGTATGCGGCCTACCTCGATCTGGGCGACCAGGTCATCATGTCCTTGTCGCCCGAACTCTTCTTCGAGCTTAACGGCGAGCGCATTACCACACGGCCCATGAAGGGCACGCGCCCACGCGGACTTGGGAGTGCGGAAGATCGGGCAATGGCCGAGGCCCTGCGCAATTCACCCAAGGAGCGCGCGGAAAACCTCATGATCGTGGACATGCTCCGCAACGATCTCGGCCGGGTGTGCGCGGTGAACTCCATCGAAGTGCCGACGCTTTTCTCCATCGAACGCTACCCCACCGTGTGGCAGATGACCAGTACCGTCACCGGACATTGCGATGCCTCCGTGCCCGATATCTTCGCCGCGCTCTTTCCCTGCGCCTCGGTAACCGGTGCGCCGAAGATCGAGACGATGAAAATCATCCGCGAACTCGAAGCCGGACCTCGTGGCGTCTACTGCGGCGCCATCGGCTGGTGGGCCCCCGGGCGCCAGGCACGTTTCAACGTCGCCATTCGCACGGCGACCCTTGATCGCGACAGGGGCCTCGCGCGTTATGCGGCGGGCAGCGGCATCGTGTGGGATTCCGAGGTGGATCGCGAATATCAAGAGTGCGAACAGAAGACGGCGGTCCTCTATCACACGCAGCCGCCCTTTGCTCTCCTCGCTTCCTTGCGCCTGGAAGCGTCGAGCTATTTCCTGCTGGAGGAACACCTGGACCGCCTGGCGGATTCCGCCGAATACTTCGGATACGCCTTTGGGCGAGAAAAGGTGCGAGCGGCGTTGGAAGCCTACCGCGCCCAGGTCGAACGCTTCCCCACGAAGGTTCGCGTGCTTTCCGACAAGCAAGGCGTATTGACCATGACCGACGAATTGCTCCCCGCACCGAAGCCGTGGAAAGTGGGGCTTGCCCGCTCTCCCATCGACAGCCGGCAGCCCTGGACCCACCATAAAACCACCCACCGCGCTTTGTACGATAGCGCGCGCGCCACGCGGCCCGATTGCACGGATGTGTTGCTTTGGACGGCCGACGGCGCGCTGACGGAATCGACCTTTGCGAATATCGTTCTGCGCTTCGGTGATAAGCGTTACACGCCGCCATCGGAGGCGGGGCTTCTTCCGGGCGTATTTCGACGACACTTGCTGGAGACGAGCGAAATCGAGGAACGGAAGTTGACCGTGGACGATCTGGCGAAGGCGGATGAGGTGATGTTGATCAACAGCGTGCGCGGGTGGATTGAGGTCGAGTGGGTTGCACTCTCGCCCGAATGA
- a CDS encoding PadR family transcriptional regulator, whose translation MDSKFLTGSLDMMILQVAQGGPTYGYEITQEVMRRSEGFFELKEGSLYPALHRLARKGMLECYWEDKDTGRRRRFYRLTAEGAKSLAEQRADWERFVAGVNGVLGLRAQGLA comes from the coding sequence ATGGATTCCAAATTTCTCACCGGCAGTCTGGACATGATGATACTTCAGGTGGCCCAGGGGGGGCCGACCTACGGCTACGAGATCACGCAGGAGGTGATGCGGCGTTCCGAAGGCTTCTTCGAGCTGAAAGAGGGCAGCCTTTACCCGGCGCTCCACCGCCTCGCGCGCAAGGGCATGCTCGAATGTTACTGGGAAGACAAAGACACGGGGCGCCGCCGCCGCTTCTACCGCCTCACGGCCGAGGGCGCCAAATCCCTCGCCGAGCAGCGCGCCGACTGGGAGCGCTTCGTTGCGGGCGTGAATGGGGTGCTGGGTCTGCGCGCGCAGGGGTTGGCGTGA